In one Paramormyrops kingsleyae isolate MSU_618 chromosome 18, PKINGS_0.4, whole genome shotgun sequence genomic region, the following are encoded:
- the LOC111852952 gene encoding Golgi SNAP receptor complex member 1-like isoform X1, whose product MAAGSSNYWEDLRKQARQLETELDLKLVSYSKLCTSYSCHGDGLDTTPLLKGSNQDRMFNTVGVEIEQLLAKLTGINDKMAECTSVSGMTSHSAALMHTLQRHRDILQDYTHEFHKTKGNFLAVREREDLLGSLKKEMETYKSSSGVNNRRTELFLKEHEHLRNSDRLLDDTISIAMATKENMTSQRGLLKSIQSRVNTLANRFPAINNLIQRINLRKRRDSFILGGVIGVCTILLLLYAFH is encoded by the exons ATGgcagctgggagcagcaattACTGGGAAG ACCTGAGGAAACAGGCGCGGCAGCTGGAGACTGAGCTGGACCTGAAGTTGGTCTCATACAGCAAGCTGTGTACCAGTTACAGTTGCCACGGAGATGG CTTGGACACCACACCCCTCCTGAAAGGCTCCAACCAAGACAGAATGTTTAACACTGTGGGCGTTGAGATTGAGCAGCTTCTGGCAAag TTGACTGGCATTAATGACAAGATGGCAGAGTGTACCAGTGTGTCGGGCATGACGTCACACAGTGCTGCGCTCATGCATACGCTGCAGAGACACCGAGACATCCTCCAG GACTACACTCACGAGTTCCACAAAACCAAGGGCAACTTCCTGGCAGTGCGGGAGAGGGAGGACCTACTGGGCTCGCTCAAGAAGGAAATGGA GACGTACAAGAGCAGCTCAGGGGTAAACAACAGGAGGACGGAGCTTTTCCTGAAGGAGCACGAGCATTTGAGGAA CTCAGACCGCTTGCTGGACGACACAATAAG CATTGCTATGGCAACCAAAGAGAACATGACATCCCAGCGTGGGTTGCTGAAGTCCATTCAGAGTCGTGTCAACACTCTGGCCA ACCGGTTCCCAGCCATCAACAACCTCATCCAGCGAATCAACTTACGGAAGAGGCGGGACTCTTTCATTCTGGGCGGAGTCATCGGAGTCTGCACCATTCTCCTCCTGCTCTATGCATTTCACTGA
- the LOC111852952 gene encoding Golgi SNAP receptor complex member 1-like isoform X2, with amino-acid sequence MLLQTASAAVLYSGHMCLLTHLDTTPLLKGSNQDRMFNTVGVEIEQLLAKLTGINDKMAECTSVSGMTSHSAALMHTLQRHRDILQDYTHEFHKTKGNFLAVREREDLLGSLKKEMETYKSSSGVNNRRTELFLKEHEHLRNSDRLLDDTISIAMATKENMTSQRGLLKSIQSRVNTLANRFPAINNLIQRINLRKRRDSFILGGVIGVCTILLLLYAFH; translated from the exons ATGCTGCTCCAAACAGCATCTGCTGCAGTCCTCTACTCAGGCCACATGTGTCTGCTGACCCA CTTGGACACCACACCCCTCCTGAAAGGCTCCAACCAAGACAGAATGTTTAACACTGTGGGCGTTGAGATTGAGCAGCTTCTGGCAAag TTGACTGGCATTAATGACAAGATGGCAGAGTGTACCAGTGTGTCGGGCATGACGTCACACAGTGCTGCGCTCATGCATACGCTGCAGAGACACCGAGACATCCTCCAG GACTACACTCACGAGTTCCACAAAACCAAGGGCAACTTCCTGGCAGTGCGGGAGAGGGAGGACCTACTGGGCTCGCTCAAGAAGGAAATGGA GACGTACAAGAGCAGCTCAGGGGTAAACAACAGGAGGACGGAGCTTTTCCTGAAGGAGCACGAGCATTTGAGGAA CTCAGACCGCTTGCTGGACGACACAATAAG CATTGCTATGGCAACCAAAGAGAACATGACATCCCAGCGTGGGTTGCTGAAGTCCATTCAGAGTCGTGTCAACACTCTGGCCA ACCGGTTCCCAGCCATCAACAACCTCATCCAGCGAATCAACTTACGGAAGAGGCGGGACTCTTTCATTCTGGGCGGAGTCATCGGAGTCTGCACCATTCTCCTCCTGCTCTATGCATTTCACTGA
- the cryba1a gene encoding crystallin, beta A1a: protein MAQTNPTNTSMSPMGPFKITVYDQEHFQGRRMEFTAACHNIMECGMDNIRSFKVECGAWVGYEHSSFCGQQFVMERGEYPRWEAWSGSNAYHIERMISFRPIFSACHKESRIIAFERENFMGRQFEMCDDFSSLQAMGWCNNEVGSMQVQSGAWVCYQYPGYRGYQYILECDRHGGGYKHYREYGSHAQTFQIQSIRRIQQ from the exons ATGGCCCAGACCAACCCCACAAACACCAGCATGAGTCCCATGGGGCCGTTCAAG ATCACCGTCTACGACCAGGAGCACTTCCAGGGCAGACGCATGGAGTTCACTGCAGCCTGCCACAACATCATGGAGTGTGGCATGGACAACATCCGCTCCTTCAAGGTGGAGTGCGGCGC CTGGGTGGGTTACGAGCACTCCAGCTTCTGCGGGCAGCAGTTCGTCATGGAAAGGGGGGAGTATCCCCGCTGGGAGGCCTGGAGCGGCAGCAACGCCTACCACATAGAGAGGATGATCTCCTTCAGGCCCATCTTCTCTGCG TGTCATAAGGAGTCTAGGATAATTGCGTTTGAGAGGGAGAACTTCATGGGGAGGCAGTTCGAGATGTGCGACGACTTCTCCTCCCTGCAGGCCATGGGCTGGTGCAACAACGAGGTCGGATCCATGCAAGTCCAGAGCGGAGC GTGGGTGTGCTACCAGTATCCTGGCTACCGTGGCTACCAGTACATCCTAGAGTGTGACCGGCACGGAGGCGGGTACAAGCACTATAGGGAGTACGGCTCCCACGCCCAGACCTTCCAAATCCAATCCATCCGCCGCATTCAGCAGTGA
- the LOC111852911 gene encoding trafficking regulator of GLUT4 1-like isoform X1, with the protein MQNRPNMAIETDAEFEKAVSGGKGTAPSSESQETEKLLRVAAPDPSRRRDLRLSTSFTASLGSTKSLDADQNGHSAPLRSGSVGHLRVPPMSPSRASLRSRASSTGTAAGDQPKPRDYLLLAALSCFCPVWPINIVALVYSIMSRNSLQQGDVDGARRLGRLARLLSLFCIILGLLIIAVYITVTVTNVY; encoded by the exons ATGCAGAACC gtCCTAACATGGCAATAGAAACAGATGCGGAATTTGAGAAGGCTGTTTCTGGAGGAAAGGGAACAGCGCCGAGCAGCGAGTCCCAAGAGACGGAGAAACTTCTAAGGGTTGCAGCCCCGGACCCCTCTCGCCGACGCGACCTGCGGCTCTCCACCTCCTTTACAGCCAGCCTGGGTAGCACCAAGTCCCTGGATGCGGATCAAAATGGACACAGCGCTCCGTTGCGCTCCGGGTCTGTTGGGCACCTTCGGGTGCCGCCCATGTCCCCGTCCCGCGCCAGCTTGCGGAGCCGTGCATCCTCCACGGGAACGGCCGCCGGTGACCAGCCCAAGCCACGGGATTACCTGCTACTAGCCGCTCTCTCCTGTTTTTGTCCGGTCTGGCCCATCAACATAGTTGCACTGGTCTATTCGATCATG TCCAGAAACAGCTTACAGCAAGGGGATGTGGATGGGGCCCGACGGCTGGGGCGCCTGGCTCGCCTCCTCAGCCTGTTCTGCATCATTCTGGGCCTGCTTATCATTGCCGTTTACATCACAGTCACAG TTACGAACGTTTACTGA
- the LOC111852911 gene encoding trafficking regulator of GLUT4 1-like isoform X2, which translates to MAIETDAEFEKAVSGGKGTAPSSESQETEKLLRVAAPDPSRRRDLRLSTSFTASLGSTKSLDADQNGHSAPLRSGSVGHLRVPPMSPSRASLRSRASSTGTAAGDQPKPRDYLLLAALSCFCPVWPINIVALVYSIMSRNSLQQGDVDGARRLGRLARLLSLFCIILGLLIIAVYITVTVTNVY; encoded by the exons ATGGCAATAGAAACAGATGCGGAATTTGAGAAGGCTGTTTCTGGAGGAAAGGGAACAGCGCCGAGCAGCGAGTCCCAAGAGACGGAGAAACTTCTAAGGGTTGCAGCCCCGGACCCCTCTCGCCGACGCGACCTGCGGCTCTCCACCTCCTTTACAGCCAGCCTGGGTAGCACCAAGTCCCTGGATGCGGATCAAAATGGACACAGCGCTCCGTTGCGCTCCGGGTCTGTTGGGCACCTTCGGGTGCCGCCCATGTCCCCGTCCCGCGCCAGCTTGCGGAGCCGTGCATCCTCCACGGGAACGGCCGCCGGTGACCAGCCCAAGCCACGGGATTACCTGCTACTAGCCGCTCTCTCCTGTTTTTGTCCGGTCTGGCCCATCAACATAGTTGCACTGGTCTATTCGATCATG TCCAGAAACAGCTTACAGCAAGGGGATGTGGATGGGGCCCGACGGCTGGGGCGCCTGGCTCGCCTCCTCAGCCTGTTCTGCATCATTCTGGGCCTGCTTATCATTGCCGTTTACATCACAGTCACAG TTACGAACGTTTACTGA